A single window of Streptomyces griseoviridis DNA harbors:
- the pstS gene encoding phosphate ABC transporter substrate-binding protein PstS: MKLQRMNRRALALGALAVSGALALTACGSDDTSSGSGDSSASASTQAGSIDCGDAKNGQLLSDGSSAQKNAIDAWVAQFSKACGVQINYKAGGSGAGVTSFTQGQLAFAGSDSALKPEEVTASKKVCSGGQGIDLPMVGGPIAIGYNLSGVDNLVLDAPTLAKIFDSKITKWNDPAIAKLNPDAKLPDLKIQAFHRSDESGTTDNFTKYLKAVTPDNWKYEGGKAWQADGGQAAAQSSGVAAQVKQTNGAIGYFELSYLGDGVSPVSIDTGAASPVVPSSDSATKAIADAKVVGTGSDLALQLNYATKAEGAYPITLVTYEIVCDKGNKSDTLPATKAFLKYIASEEGQGLLPGLKYAPIPADIIAKVRTTIDGLS, encoded by the coding sequence GTGAAGCTTCAGCGCATGAACCGGCGGGCCCTCGCTCTCGGTGCTCTCGCCGTCTCCGGCGCCCTGGCCCTCACGGCGTGCGGCTCCGACGACACCAGCTCCGGCAGTGGCGACAGCAGCGCGTCGGCCTCGACCCAGGCGGGCTCGATCGACTGCGGCGACGCCAAGAACGGCCAGCTGCTCTCCGACGGCTCGTCGGCGCAGAAGAACGCGATCGACGCCTGGGTGGCCCAGTTCTCCAAGGCCTGTGGCGTCCAGATCAACTACAAGGCGGGCGGCTCCGGCGCCGGCGTCACCTCCTTCACCCAGGGTCAGCTCGCCTTCGCGGGTTCGGACTCGGCGCTGAAGCCCGAAGAGGTCACCGCCTCGAAGAAGGTCTGCTCCGGCGGCCAGGGCATCGACCTGCCCATGGTCGGCGGCCCGATCGCCATCGGCTACAACCTCTCCGGTGTCGACAACCTGGTCCTGGACGCGCCCACGCTCGCCAAGATCTTCGACAGCAAGATCACCAAGTGGAACGACCCGGCGATCGCGAAGCTGAACCCCGACGCGAAGCTTCCCGACCTCAAGATCCAGGCGTTCCACCGCTCGGACGAGTCCGGCACCACGGACAACTTCACCAAGTACCTGAAGGCCGTCACCCCGGACAACTGGAAGTACGAGGGCGGCAAGGCGTGGCAGGCCGACGGTGGCCAGGCCGCCGCCCAGTCCTCCGGTGTGGCCGCGCAGGTCAAGCAGACCAACGGCGCCATCGGCTACTTCGAGCTGTCCTACCTCGGTGACGGCGTCAGCCCGGTCAGCATCGACACCGGTGCCGCCTCCCCGGTCGTGCCCAGCAGCGACAGCGCCACCAAGGCCATCGCCGACGCCAAGGTCGTCGGCACCGGCTCCGACCTGGCGCTCCAGCTGAACTACGCGACCAAGGCCGAGGGCGCCTACCCGATCACCCTCGTCACCTACGAGATCGTCTGCGACAAGGGCAACAAGTCGGACACCCTGCCCGCGACCAAGGCGTTCCTCAAGTACATCGCCTCCGAGGAGGGCCAGGGCCTGCTCCCCGGCCTGAAGTACGCCCCGATCCCCGCCGACATCATCGCGAAGGTCCGTACCACCATCGATGGCCTGAGCTGA
- a CDS encoding FAD-binding oxidoreductase codes for MQRRTFIGGGAVALATAATASCKGGGSADAADGGATSASRSASGGAARSTGRAAAPASWTALAHGLDGTLVRPGDAQWAAARQLYNTRFDDLKPAAVAYVAHADDIRTALAYARAHHVKVSIRNGGHSYAGWSSGDGRLIVDVSRLKNVHAGGGTAVVGAGAKLIDVYRGLAAKGVTIPAGSCPTVGVSGLVLGGGHGVVSRAYGLTCDSLTRATLITADGKELTADATTEKDLFWALRGAGNGNFGVVTELHFTTHPAPRAVTGYLSWPWSKAAAVIRAWQEWGPAQPDEIWSSLHLANAAGGTPTVSVAAFSLGGYSELQNAVDRLADRVGADATSVSLRRRGYEEAMEIYAGCSSFSAQAQCHLPGATPGRSPQGALGRETYTAHSDFFDRSIPAAGVQQLMSRMASVRGGSGSVAFTALGGAVNRVPPTATAFVHRRSRMLAQYIVSWKAGTTGAAARSWLAGAHGAMKPYASGAAYQNYTDPTLGDWRDAYYGDAASRLTRVKKQYDPDGFFTYPQAL; via the coding sequence ATGCAACGGCGTACGTTCATCGGGGGCGGTGCGGTCGCGCTGGCGACGGCGGCCACGGCCTCCTGCAAGGGCGGCGGCTCCGCCGACGCGGCGGACGGCGGCGCCACCTCGGCCTCCCGCTCCGCGTCCGGCGGCGCGGCCCGCTCCACCGGCAGGGCCGCGGCCCCGGCGAGCTGGACGGCGCTCGCCCACGGCCTCGACGGCACCCTGGTCCGTCCGGGCGATGCCCAGTGGGCCGCGGCCCGCCAGCTGTACAACACCCGCTTCGACGACCTGAAGCCCGCCGCCGTCGCCTATGTCGCGCACGCCGACGACATCCGCACGGCCCTCGCCTACGCCCGCGCCCACCACGTCAAGGTCTCCATCCGCAACGGCGGCCACTCCTACGCGGGCTGGTCCTCCGGCGACGGCAGGCTCATCGTCGACGTCTCCCGGCTGAAGAACGTCCACGCGGGCGGCGGCACCGCGGTGGTGGGCGCGGGCGCCAAGCTGATCGACGTCTACCGGGGGCTCGCCGCGAAGGGCGTGACGATACCCGCCGGCTCCTGCCCCACGGTCGGCGTCTCCGGCCTCGTCCTCGGCGGCGGCCACGGCGTGGTCTCCCGCGCCTACGGACTCACCTGCGACAGCCTCACCCGGGCCACCCTGATCACGGCCGACGGCAAGGAGCTGACCGCCGACGCCACCACCGAGAAGGACCTGTTCTGGGCGCTGCGCGGAGCCGGCAACGGCAACTTCGGCGTCGTCACCGAACTCCACTTCACCACCCACCCCGCGCCGCGGGCCGTGACCGGCTACCTCAGCTGGCCGTGGTCGAAGGCCGCCGCCGTCATCAGGGCCTGGCAGGAGTGGGGTCCCGCCCAGCCGGACGAGATCTGGTCCTCCCTGCACCTGGCCAACGCGGCGGGCGGCACCCCCACCGTCTCGGTCGCCGCGTTCTCGCTCGGCGGCTACAGCGAACTCCAGAACGCCGTGGACCGCCTCGCCGACCGGGTCGGCGCCGACGCCACCAGCGTCTCGCTGCGCCGCCGCGGCTACGAGGAGGCCATGGAGATCTACGCCGGCTGCTCCTCGTTCTCCGCGCAGGCCCAGTGCCATCTGCCGGGCGCCACCCCGGGCCGCTCCCCGCAGGGCGCGCTCGGCCGCGAGACGTACACCGCGCACTCCGACTTCTTCGACCGCTCCATACCGGCGGCCGGCGTCCAGCAGCTGATGAGCCGGATGGCGTCGGTGCGGGGCGGCTCGGGCAGCGTCGCGTTCACCGCCCTGGGCGGCGCCGTCAACCGGGTCCCGCCCACGGCGACGGCGTTCGTGCACCGCCGCTCCCGGATGCTGGCCCAGTACATCGTGTCCTGGAAGGCGGGCACCACCGGCGCCGCCGCCCGGTCCTGGCTCGCCGGCGCGCACGGCGCGATGAAGCCGTACGCCTCCGGCGCGGCCTACCAGAACTACACCGACCCGACCCTGGGCGACTGGCGCGACGCCTACTACGGGGACGCCGCGAGCCGCCTGACCCGCGTCAAGAAGCAGTACGATCCGGACGGCTTCTTCACCTACCCCCAGGCCCTCTGA
- a CDS encoding phosphatase PAP2 family protein — translation MAGLAESGSNPDIDLLYDINGLAKDAPHWFDRVMEFVGEYGLPVAMVLLVLGCWWSVRRKGGEDAPASVAALVWAPLAASVALLVNVPIRGFVERPRPFMTHQGLDVLISGKTDYSFVSDHATITMAMGVGLFVAHRRFGLAGIGLALLEGFCRIYMGVHYPTDVIGGFALGTAVALLLSPLAMALLTPLARAVDRSPRAGVLIRARGGAGSGRDSLLPGREAAAGAEERDLAA, via the coding sequence ATGGCTGGACTCGCCGAATCCGGGTCGAACCCCGACATCGACCTGCTCTACGACATCAACGGCCTCGCCAAGGACGCCCCGCACTGGTTCGACCGGGTCATGGAGTTCGTCGGCGAGTACGGGCTGCCGGTGGCCATGGTGCTGCTCGTGCTGGGGTGCTGGTGGTCGGTGCGGCGCAAGGGCGGCGAGGACGCCCCGGCGTCGGTGGCCGCGCTGGTGTGGGCGCCGCTCGCGGCGTCCGTCGCGCTGCTGGTGAACGTGCCGATCCGGGGGTTCGTGGAGCGGCCGAGGCCCTTCATGACCCACCAGGGCCTCGACGTCCTGATCTCCGGGAAGACCGACTACTCGTTCGTCAGCGACCACGCGACGATCACCATGGCGATGGGCGTCGGCCTCTTCGTCGCACACCGCCGGTTCGGTCTCGCCGGGATCGGCCTGGCCCTCCTGGAGGGCTTCTGCCGGATCTACATGGGCGTCCACTACCCGACGGACGTCATCGGCGGCTTCGCCCTCGGCACCGCCGTCGCGCTGCTGCTGTCGCCGCTCGCGATGGCGCTGCTCACTCCGCTGGCGCGGGCCGTCGACCGCTCCCCGAGGGCCGGGGTGCTGATCCGCGCGCGGGGCGGGGCCGGCTCCGGGCGGGACTCCCTGCTGCCGGGCCGTGAGGCCGCCGCGGGCGCCGAGGAGCGGGATCTCGCCGCCTGA
- a CDS encoding C40 family peptidase has translation MTVRKAWIVASAVVGTGLAFVMLLVVGVYLVAGNLLGGAGGAGKSLAKGAVPAAYRDIVQKWGNLCPAINPALLAAQLYQESGFNPNAKSPAAAQGIAQFIPGTWATHGIDGNGDGVKDVWDPGDAIPSAASYDCQLASYVKDVPGNLTENMLASYNAGAYAVIKYAGVPPYQETRNYVKTITTLEESFAAPVSRVDPSEQAAAAIYYAQKKLGTPYLWGGTGTSAQGGRFDCSGLTQAAYDSVGVTLPRVANDQYNAGPHPAREELLPGDLVFFSDDLSDSRAIRHVGIYVGGGYMIDAPRTGAVIRFDPIDTPDYFGATRVTEDGAKALPTTV, from the coding sequence TTGACGGTGCGTAAGGCGTGGATCGTGGCTTCCGCTGTGGTCGGCACCGGACTCGCCTTCGTGATGCTGCTCGTCGTCGGCGTCTATCTGGTCGCGGGCAATCTGCTCGGCGGAGCCGGCGGCGCGGGCAAGTCGCTCGCCAAGGGCGCCGTCCCGGCCGCCTACCGGGACATCGTGCAGAAGTGGGGCAACCTCTGCCCCGCCATCAACCCCGCCCTCCTCGCCGCCCAGCTCTACCAGGAGAGCGGCTTCAACCCGAACGCCAAGAGCCCGGCCGCGGCCCAGGGGATAGCGCAGTTCATCCCCGGCACCTGGGCCACCCACGGCATCGACGGCAACGGCGACGGCGTCAAGGACGTCTGGGACCCGGGCGACGCGATCCCGTCCGCCGCGTCCTACGACTGCCAGCTGGCCTCGTACGTGAAGGACGTTCCCGGGAATCTGACCGAAAACATGCTGGCCTCCTACAACGCGGGGGCCTACGCGGTCATCAAGTACGCGGGCGTTCCGCCGTACCAGGAGACCCGGAACTACGTGAAGACGATCACCACCCTCGAGGAGAGCTTCGCGGCTCCCGTCTCCCGGGTCGATCCGTCCGAGCAGGCCGCCGCCGCGATCTACTACGCGCAGAAGAAGCTCGGCACCCCCTACCTCTGGGGCGGTACGGGCACCTCCGCGCAGGGCGGGCGTTTCGACTGCTCGGGGCTGACGCAGGCGGCGTACGACAGCGTCGGGGTGACGCTGCCCCGGGTCGCCAACGACCAGTACAACGCGGGCCCGCACCCGGCGCGCGAGGAGCTGCTCCCCGGCGATCTGGTCTTCTTCTCCGACGACCTGAGCGACTCCCGGGCGATCCGGCATGTCGGGATCTACGTCGGCGGCGGCTACATGATCGACGCGCCGCGGACCGGCGCCGTGATCCGCTTCGACCCGATCGACACCCCGGACTACTTCGGTGCCACGCGCGTGACCGAAGATGGCGCGAAAGCGCTCCCGACGACGGTGTGA
- a CDS encoding trypsin-like serine peptidase gives MKRISRITRLVYGAVLLLVPAFTSSSLAAADDGLGPLGVTSVAAVTAQSARVGALFGPGRRESLPGGHFCTASVVHSAHHNLIVTAAHCLDATGEGGALFVPGYRDGRAPYGVWTVRRTFLPTGWAKGQSEDSDVAFAVLDERDGRNVEDFVGGNRFATGTTTGATAVTVTGYPDSREVPVGCTNKPVAHSSTQQRITCPDFTGGTSGSPWVNGDGSVVGILGGHEQGGTTADISYSVVLGDEAEELYEGAATDQ, from the coding sequence ATGAAGCGCATCTCACGCATCACCCGGCTCGTGTACGGCGCCGTCCTGCTGCTGGTGCCGGCCTTCACGTCGTCCTCGTTGGCGGCGGCCGACGACGGTCTCGGGCCCCTCGGGGTCACCTCGGTGGCCGCCGTGACCGCGCAGAGCGCGAGAGTGGGCGCCCTCTTCGGGCCGGGGCGCCGGGAGTCGCTGCCCGGGGGCCACTTCTGCACCGCCTCCGTCGTGCACAGCGCCCACCACAACCTGATCGTCACGGCCGCGCACTGCCTCGACGCCACCGGTGAGGGCGGCGCGCTGTTCGTGCCCGGGTACCGGGACGGGCGGGCGCCCTACGGGGTGTGGACGGTGCGCCGGACGTTCCTGCCCACCGGGTGGGCCAAGGGGCAGAGCGAGGACAGCGACGTCGCCTTCGCCGTCCTCGACGAGCGGGACGGCAGGAACGTCGAGGACTTCGTCGGCGGGAACCGGTTCGCCACCGGCACCACGACCGGCGCCACCGCCGTGACGGTCACCGGCTACCCGGACTCCCGTGAGGTGCCGGTCGGCTGCACCAACAAGCCGGTCGCGCACAGCTCCACCCAACAGCGCATCACCTGCCCCGACTTCACCGGCGGCACCAGCGGCAGCCCCTGGGTCAACGGGGACGGCTCGGTCGTCGGCATCCTCGGCGGCCACGAGCAGGGCGGCACCACGGCCGACATCTCCTACAGCGTGGTCCTCGGCGACGAGGCCGAGGAACTGTACGAGGGCGCGGCCACCGACCAGTGA
- a CDS encoding S53 family peptidase, protein MRTSPPDRPSRQHGWRRAGTAIAATATLLLAGLGTAVQADAAQPAATAATAAQAKATWTATPCATPAHPGELACDSYRVTGGLTAFQKQQAARTGITPKAADASTPSGYGPSNLQSAYGLTSAAAANGAGETIAIVDAYDDPKAEADLASYRSYYGLTACTTANGCFKKVSQTGSTTSLPTADSGWAEEISLDLDMASAICPKCNILLVEATSATMANLGTAVNRAVTLGAKYVSNSYGGSESSSDTSYDTSYFNHPGVAITVSAGDEGYGAEYPAASRYVTSVGGTALATSSTTRGWTETVWKTSSTEATGSGCSAYDTKPTWQTDTGCAKRTISDVAAVADPATGVSVYDSYGVTAGWYTFGGTSASSPIIAGVYALAGTPSTSSYPASFPYASAGTSALNDVTSGNNGSCSSSYLCTAKSGYDGPTGWGTPEGVSAFTG, encoded by the coding sequence ATGCGCACCAGTCCCCCCGACAGACCCTCCAGGCAGCACGGTTGGCGCCGCGCGGGCACCGCGATAGCCGCCACCGCCACCCTGCTCCTCGCCGGCCTCGGCACCGCCGTCCAGGCCGACGCCGCCCAGCCGGCCGCCACGGCCGCCACGGCCGCCCAGGCGAAGGCGACCTGGACCGCGACCCCCTGCGCCACCCCCGCGCACCCGGGCGAACTCGCCTGCGACTCCTACCGCGTCACCGGCGGCCTCACCGCCTTCCAGAAGCAGCAGGCGGCCCGCACCGGCATCACCCCCAAGGCCGCCGACGCCTCCACCCCCTCCGGCTACGGCCCCAGCAACCTCCAGTCGGCCTACGGCCTGACCTCGGCCGCCGCCGCCAACGGCGCCGGCGAGACCATCGCCATCGTCGACGCCTACGACGACCCCAAGGCCGAGGCGGACCTCGCCAGTTACCGCTCGTACTACGGCCTCACCGCCTGCACGACGGCCAACGGCTGCTTCAAGAAGGTCAGTCAGACCGGCTCGACGACCTCCCTGCCGACCGCCGACAGCGGCTGGGCCGAGGAGATCTCCCTCGACCTCGACATGGCCTCCGCGATCTGCCCGAAGTGCAACATCCTCCTGGTGGAGGCCACTTCGGCGACGATGGCCAACCTCGGCACCGCGGTGAACCGCGCCGTCACCCTCGGCGCCAAGTACGTCTCCAACAGCTACGGCGGCTCGGAGTCCTCCTCCGACACGTCGTACGACACCTCGTACTTCAACCACCCCGGCGTCGCCATCACCGTCTCCGCCGGCGACGAGGGCTACGGCGCCGAGTACCCGGCCGCCTCCCGCTACGTGACCAGCGTCGGCGGCACCGCCCTCGCCACCTCCTCCACCACCCGGGGCTGGACCGAGACCGTCTGGAAGACCAGCAGCACCGAGGCCACCGGCTCCGGCTGCTCCGCCTACGACACCAAGCCCACCTGGCAGACCGACACCGGCTGCGCCAAGCGCACCATCTCCGACGTGGCGGCGGTCGCCGACCCGGCCACCGGCGTCTCCGTCTACGACAGCTACGGCGTCACCGCGGGCTGGTACACCTTCGGCGGCACCAGCGCCTCGTCACCGATCATCGCGGGCGTCTACGCCCTCGCGGGCACCCCGTCGACCAGCTCCTACCCGGCGTCGTTCCCCTACGCCTCGGCCGGCACCTCGGCCCTGAACGACGTCACCAGCGGCAACAACGGCAGCTGCTCCTCGTCCTACCTCTGCACCGCCAAGTCGGGGTACGACGGCCCGACCGGCTGGGGCACCCCCGAGGGGGTCTCCGCCTTCACCGGCTGA